In the genome of Hyphomicrobium sp. ghe19, the window CCCGTATATTCGAGAGCCTTCTGGTGTTCTGGGGCAGAGGGGCTAGGTGGCAGCGTTACGGCGCCTCCATACCGGAATTCGGCACCTCTTGCGGGCGCGCACCACTGCCGGCTTAGGTATGTCCATGAGGCACGGTTGTTGCCCACGAAACATGCCGAGATTCTCTCGCCTTTTAGAAGCTTCTGAAAGTAGCGACGCGGACGCGCGATGGATTGGGCATTGGCATGCCGAATATGGCGGCCGCCGCTGCCGCCAACCCGCTTCGTGATCCAGCCGGCCGTATCGGCAGGTGGAGACGTTTGCGTTTCGGGATGCGGGATACCGAGCCTGTCGAGAACCCCGAAGAAGCTCTGCGGGTCCTTGCAGGCTTTGTAGGTCGCGGCGCCGGAGCCGAGGAGATTGAACCGGCTTGCGAGGGCTGCGACGAGACGAGGCTTATCCTCGAAGCCCGAACCCAGGACCAGGCCGATCGGCTTGGTAGATGCAGATCGGGAAAGGTCGTCCAGTGCTGCAATCAGCGGCTTCGTGCGGAAGCCGGTTTGCATGGCGCCGTCGAGAACGCGAAAGTCCTCGGCGGCGTCTTGTGTATCGAGATCGCCGAAGGCATCGGCGACGAGCGGTCTATAACCGGCGCGCCGGGCGGATTGCGCGAGGCTCCGCCCGGAAAACGCGGCGATGAGGACCGTTTCGCCGCTCAAGCCCTAAGCCTCAAGCCAGTCCGACGAGCTTCTTCGCGAAGGTGTAGGCATCGCGGAAGTCGAGCACGAGCGGCTTGTCGGAATCGATCATCTGCTTGAACAGGCCCGATTCGCATTTGTACTTGATGTCGCCGATCGCGAGCGGGCCGACGCCGAGCGCGTCGCAACCGGGGAGCTTCTCGCCGTTCATGAAAAGCTCCATGCCTTCGACGCCTGCGGGCGGCACGGCGTTGACGTCGGCGATGACCTTCAGGTTCTTGGCGAGCTGCTTGTGCTCCTTGGATACGACCTGAACGCCGGCTGCAGCTGCTGCGAAGATCACATCGGCATTGGCGATGATCTCAGCCTTTTGCGCGTCGGTTTCGCCGGGGACGGCCTTCAGGTCGACGCCGAAGCGGGCCTTCGAAATCTCGGCGCTCTTGATGACGCGCTCGACGCCGCGGTGGGCGACGAGCTGGACGTCGGCGCCTTCAAGGGCGGAGATGATGGACGAAGCAAATCCGACAACGCCGGTTGCGCCGAAGACCGCAACCTTGACGCCCTTCCAGTCCCTATTGAACTTGTCCTTCAGGAGCTTCTCGACGCAAGCGACCATCGCGGCCGCGGTCGTGAACGAGCCTGCCGGGTCGGCGAAAACCGAGCATTCGAACGGCGGAACCATCGCCTTCTTCGCTGCGTCGAGCATGTCGAGCGCGAGGATCGCATCCTTGCCGCCCATGAAGAATCCGGTGCGCACGCCGTAATTCGGGGGGCGCGAGAAAATCGCGTCCTGGATCAGGCCAGTTACTTCGCCCAATTCAACGTTGATGTAGGGAACGATCACCTTGTAGCCAGCGTCGGCCGCCATGTTCACGTCGAAGGGGCTCATGTGCTTCTGCGGCGCGAGCATATGCAGAATAGGTGTGGCGTCGCTCATTTGATTTATTGCTCCGTACGTTGGGAATTTCGCAGCGTTTCTATGATGGCGCCGGAATTGCGGCCTTGTGCAATTTGGATTTCGAGCCCGAGGCCTTTAGCGTCTTCGTATAAAGAATGATAGAGGCGTTCTGCCGCTTTCTGGCTCTCGACGAAGGCGAACCCGGTCGGACCCCAGGAGCTTTGTCCGATGCCGGTTGCACCCAGTTCTCCCATTCGCGCTGCGAGATGTCCGACAGCTTCACTTGTCCATGGGCTACCGCCCTGTTTCGTCGCGAAATGGCCGCCGACGATTTCCTGAATTTCCGTCAGCGCCGAGCCGAACGCGCCGAGGTCTTCCTCTTTCAACCCGGGCACAAGTTTCATCAGGACCAAACGGCAGATGTGCGCCGCGCTCGCTTCGGAAAAGGGGGGGAGCCCGGCAAATGCCGTGGTCTCGGCTTCCCCGGAGACGCCTGCATCGCGTGGGTCCAGGATGAGCATCACCCGCCATTCCGCCGGGAAGTCGGAACGCAGCGTCAGGGGCGGGGGCCTGTCTTCTTTGCCTTTGCCGCCGTCGATGATGAAGCCGCCTGACCGGAATGCCTCGAGCCCGATACCGGAACGTGCTCCGCGATCGCCCAGGGCCGCGAGGTCTGCCGCTGAAAGTTCGCGCCCCTCCATCCGCGCCACTGCCGCGCCGACAGCGAGGGCGAGTTGCGTTCCCGATCCGAGGCCCGCATGTGCGGGGATGGCTTCTGAAACAGTTATGGCGTAGCCGTTGTCCTGGTTCTTATCCGAGTCCTCACCGGCGAATTTACGGAGAAGGGCAACGGCTCGCTGGCTTTCGGGGCCGGTGGCCGAATGGTGACCGGCTTTCGTTAGCGTGAGCTGGGTGCTCGGTCGGTCGATGCTCAAGCCAATGCTTCCGTAGCGCCGGCCTAGTCCCCCGTTCAAATCGAGGAAGCCAAGGTGCAGTCGCGCGGGAGCCGTGACGCGGATCGCGGCAGAGGTTGCCGGAAAAGGCCTCACGTAAGACGGTCCTTTCTGATAGCCGCCGGAGGCATCCGTTTGATTGTTTAGCGGTTGCGGCGGCGGTAGGATTTAAAGAAGCGAGTTGTCCGATAATTGGAGGTCGAGGGCAAGATGAGTGCAGAACGCGAAAAACCGATGGCCGATGCCGATGTCAATGCTTGGCTGGCCGCCAACCTTCCGACCTGGAAGCTCGAGAACGGCTGGATACGCCGCACATACAAGACAGCGAGCTGGAAGGGCACGCTCATGGTCGTCAACACCGTCGGCCATCTCGCCGAAGCGGCGTGGCATCACCCGGATATGACGCTGTCCTATGCTTGGGTCGAGGTTCGTCTGATGAACCATGCGGCCAAGGGCATCACCTCGAAGGATCTCGAGCTCGCCAAAAAGATCGAGGATGTCGTGCACTGGCAGCCGGGCAAAGAAGGCAAAGGCCTCGAAGGCACGCCCCAGGGCGACATGCGGTTCGCGTACATCAAGTACGACTGAACCTAGCGGCCGGAGGCAACTTCAATGACGAACGCCGAGCGTCCGCAAGCGGAGCTGCGAGGGTCTTCCGGCGCGTCCGATGCCGTTTTGGCGCTCGGTACGAACCTCGGCAATCGCATTGAAAATATCGAGGAAGCGATCCGCCGGCTCACGGCCGACGGATCAATCCGGCTTGTCTCGCGATCGAAGCTTTATCGATCGGCTCCGTGGGGCGTCACGGATCAGGATTGGTTCATCAATGCGTGCATTGCAATCCAAACGACCCTGTCGCCGCATGAGCTGCTCAAGCGCTGCCAAGCGGTCGAAAACGATATGGGACGCGTGCGCACCATCCGATGGGGACCGCGCGTCATCGACGTCGATATCCTGACATTCAAGGACCTTGCCATAGCGGACCCGGACCTTGCCGTTCCGCATCCGCTCATCGCCGAGCGCGCGTTCGTGCTGGTGCCGCTCAAGGATGTCGCGCCGGAGCTGAGGCTCAACGGCCGGTCGATCGATGCGATGCTGGAGAAGCTCGACGCAAGCGAAGTCGAAGCGGTTCAGCCGTGATGAACCAAAAGAAAAGCGCAGCGAAGAAACTGATCTTCGCTGCGCTTTCTACTAAACGGAACTCAGACGACGAATTCTGATTACTTCAGCGTCTTGAGATATTCGATGAGGTTGGCGCGGTCGCCTTCATCCTTGATGCCGGCGAAGATCATCTTGGTGCCGGGGACGTCCTTGGCGGGACCCTGCAGCCACTTGTCGAGCGCGGCTTCATCCCAGGTGATCCCGGACTTCTTCAGCGCATCCGAATAGTTGTAGTCCGGCAGGCTTCCAGCAGCACGGCCGACGACGCTGCCGAGGTGCGGGCCGACGCCGTTCTTGTCGACCTGGTGGCAGGCCTTGCACTTATTGAAGACCGTCTTGCCGGCATCCGCATCGGCGGACATGGCAGCGGTCGGTACTGCTGCGATCATTGCAATCGCCAGAACCCACTTGCGCATTTCGTTTTCCTTCCCGTTTCGCCTGAGCGGCATTTTTTAGAAACGCTCCAACTCATAGCTCAGTGGCAGGAAGTTGCCATTTTTTTTCTGAACCGCGACCGAACAGAATGCCGCACCGGCATAAAAAAAATTCCGTGCGATTTCGCTGCACTGCGTGCGCGGGCTCAGGCTCGGTTAAATGAACATTGCTCGCTGGCAGTTACTGACCGGTTCCTACTCGGCAGCGGTCGCCTTGGCGGGGCTCATGCGGCGGTAGACGAACGGGGGAGGATTGGCGACGCCGCTTTCGGCCTCAGCGGCGGCAACGAACGCCAGGTGATGAGGCGAGAGCTTGCAGGCCGGATCGGTGTTCGTCGGATCGCCGGTAAAGGCCATCGCCTGGCAGCGGCAGCCGCCAAAATCGATTTCCGCGCGCGGGCAGCCCCGGCAAGGTTCCTTCATCCAGCTGGTGCCGCGATATTTTTCGAACGCCTGGCCGTGTAGCCAGATGTCGGCCAGTCGCCGGTCTTTGACGTTGTCGAACTCGAGACCCGGTACCGATTCTGCAGCATGGCAGGGGAGGACGCGGCCCTGCGGCGTCACGTTCATGACGCCACGGCCCCAGCCACCCATGCAGGGCTTCGGCGTCTTGGCGTAGTAGTCCGGTACGACGAAATCGAAAACCATGATGCCCTTCAGGCGCTCTTTGGCTTCTTCGACGATTTCGGCGCTCTTCAAGACTTGCGCCCGCGTCGGCATAAGGCTCGCGCGGTTCTTCAACGCCCAGGCGTAGTATTGGATATTTGCCACTTCGATGCGGCCGGCGCCCATCTCGACGGCGAAATTGATGATGTTCGGCAGGTTCTCGATATTGTGGCGATGTATCGGGGCGTTGATGGTGAGCGGCATTTCGAATTCGCGCACCCACTTGCCGACTTCGCGCTTCTTGGCGAGGCCGTTCTTGTAGGCAGAAATCTTTTCGGCGTTCGCTTCGTCGACGTCCTGGATCGAGAGCTGGACGTGGTCGAGCCCTAGTTCCTTCAGACGTTTCAGGCGGTCGCGGGTGAGCGTCACACCGGCGGTGATGAGGTTGGTGTAAAGACCGGCCTTCGCTGCAACCTCGACGATGTCTTCGAGATCCTTGCGAACGGTCGGTTCGCCGCCGGACAAATGGATTTGCAGGATGCCGAGGTCGGCAGCCTGGCGCATGACGTCCTGCCACTCGGCGGTCGTCAGCTCGCTGTTGACCCGGTCGAGTTCGAGCGGGTTCGAGCAGTAAGGGCACTGCAGCGGGCAGCGGTGAGTCAGCTCAGCAAGCAGGCCGACCGGCGCGCGGGCGCAAGCCTCAACCAGGGGCTTCTCGGAGAACTGCTCCATCGGTGCTACTTCGTTCATTGACGTCAGCTCCGTTTTGTCCCGAGTTCTTAGGCTCTGATCACGCCCTTATCCGAAAGCTCCTGGAGCATGGATATCGTGTCTGCGAGTATTTCCTGCAGTGGCGCGTTGTACTCTTTCGCAAGCTCCGACGCGATCTGTTCGACCGAGTTCACGCCATCACAACGCTTCAAGATTTCGATAGCGATCGGGTCGGGCTCGAAGACGCGTTCAGGCGCGAGCACGTGCCAGCGACCCCGGCCGGGATCGTGCCGTAACTTAATGTGGGGTGGCAGCGCCGGCTTTGAAGCCGGCACTATGATCACACGTGTGCGATGTGCTTCGCCGCTCATCGATCAGCCTCTGGCCGGAATGCGCCGGGTGGAATGTGTCCATCAATGTAAGCATGGTGGAGCGCATCGAGCTGCACCCAAAGCACGTTACATTTGAAACGCACGGCGTCGACGCAGGCTTCCTGTTCGTCGCGCGTCTTGGCATTCTTCAGGATGTACTGCAGCGCGAAGTCGGCGTCGCGCGGCGCCTGGGTCAGGCGGCGCTTGAAGTAGGTCATCACCTTGTCGTCGATGAAATCGTAGTTCTCGAGCATGCCGGCGATCCGCTCTTTATGGATCTTCGGCGCGAAGAGTTCGGTCAGCGACGATGCGACGGCGATCGTCAACGGCTGCTCGCGGACGAACGTGACGTAGGCCTCGACGGCGAAAATGGTGGCAGGGAGCGCGCCGCGCCGCGAGATCACATATTCACGATCGAGACCGAGACCGTCCGTCAAAATCAGCCAGCGCTCGATGCCGCCCGGCTCGTCCGGCGGAAGGCCGTCGTGGTCGAGAATGCGATGCGTCCATTCCCGGCGCAGCTCGCGATCGTAGGCGCGGCTGATGAGGGCCGCATCCTTGCGTGGCACCGCGGATTGGTAGCAGAAGCGGTTCAAGGCCCAGGCTTGGACCTGGCCGCGATTGAGTTTGCCCCCGTGCAGCAGGTGATGAAAGGGGTGCAGGTCGTGATAGCGCTCCGGTCCAACGGCGCGGATCGCGGCTTCAAATTCCGCGGGCGACATCGGCGGCTCGTTTTCACGGCGTTCGGCGTTTTTCTTTTCGAGGCTGACAGGGTTCATAAGCGGACCTCCATGCCGTCGAAGCCGACTTCCCATCCGGCGGCGTCGACAACTTTACGGGCTTCTGAGTTCTCGTCCAGGATTGGGTTGGAATTGTTGATGTGCACGTAGATCCGGCGTTTCACATTGAGCTGTCGCAATGCCGAAATCGACCCTTCGGGGCCGGAGACCGAGATATGGCCCATGCGCTTGCCCGTCTTGTTCAGCAGGCCCTGGGTCAGCATTTCATCGTCAGTGAAGAGTGTGCCGTCCAAGAAAATCAAATCAGCGCCGCGGATTTTGTCAGCGAGCGGCGGGTCGATCTCGGCGACGCCTGGGATGTAGAAAAACGATTTCCCGGTTTTTGCATCGGTGACTTTGAGGCCGATGGTGTCGCCGTCGCGGCTGCCGAAATTGTTGCCGGCGTCGCCCTTCTCCAGAAAGAGCGCGACTTTGCCGGGTACGGCGAAGGCTTCCACGACGAGGCCGGTGTCGACGCCGGCGCCTTCGAGGCGCGTCGGCTGGTCGAGCGCGAAGGTGTTGCGGGAAACCTTGTCCCGGGCCAGCACTTCGAAAACGCTATTGGAGTCCAGCGTCGCCAGAACGCGGTCTGCGGCGTAGATCGAGAAGGGCTGGCCTTCGCGGAGGCTCAAGAGGCCGGTGATGTGGTCGACGTCGGCGTTCGTCAGGACGACGGCCTTGATCGGCGAATTGCGCAGTGCGCCCGCCTTCGCAGGCTGCAGTTCCGGCGTTTCGTTGATCTGCTGGCGGATGTCGGGCGAGGCGTTGAGCAATACCCAATTCGAGCCGTCAGCACTGACGGCGAGAGACGATTGCAGCCTTGCCTTATATCCCGCTACGCCGGCCCTCACGCTGGATGAGTGAAAGCCATTGCAATTCCATTGCGGGAATCCGCCCCCAGCGGCGGACCCGAGTACTTTGATGATCATGTGAGCTGAACGTGGTTGCGCCGACGGATCGCCGAAGCCGGAAGCGCTCTCAATTATTCGATATGAAACGGCCGCGGCGGCCGATGATACATCGACCGCCGCGCCGGTGTCTCACAAACCTTGCGAGACCGAAGACTTCATCGGTTAGATGAGGTCGATCTCGGCCGGCAGGTAGCTCGTAACCTCGAGGCCAACTTCCTGCTCGCGCACTGCGGGCTTGGTCCAAATCTTCATAGTGTTTCCTCCAAAGCGGTAAACTGCTTACGTTCTTTGCAGACCCCGCCGAGGGCCCACCAGATCGGTGCAGGCACTTTTGTCGTGCCGCTCCAATCTGCGGATCAGCTGACCAAAGTCAAGGCTGGTTGCCGCTGTCCACTGATGTAGATCATGTTCCGGGTCTTCTTTTCAAATCAATGCGCTTCACGTCTGCGTGTGATCGAATTGACGGGCGCCTGGGGGGTGGGAGCCGTTGTGGAATTTGGACCTCCTGCTCGCCAGATGTGCGTGCATTTCGGCGGACGATCCACGACCCCGATTTTTTGCCGACTGGATCTGGGATATTAGAAAATTATTCTTATCTTCGGTTGAAATGCCGCAGGTGCGTAGAAAATTGTCCTACAATATCGTATGGAATCGGGCTTGGCGGCGTGACGTCCGGCTTTCTCGGTCGGGTGTTAAGGATTGATCTTTTAGAATGCATGACCGGCTCCCGGGGCCGGCTGGCATGTTTGGGCTTTTCCGGAGCCCGGAGGCGCGCTACGTCCGCGCCTTTGAACGCCGGGCTGATACCCTGACGAGGAGAGCATTTAGTGACCGCGACCCCACTGCTTCCGCGCAACGCGCCTTTTCTGCCGGAAGACATCGAACTGTTGAACAAAGTGGTTGCGCGGACAACTCCGCAGCAGCGTTCGTGGCTTGCCGGCTTTTTTGCGGGTTTCGAGGCCGC includes:
- a CDS encoding ATP-grasp domain-containing protein, which produces MSGETVLIAAFSGRSLAQSARRAGYRPLVADAFGDLDTQDAAEDFRVLDGAMQTGFRTKPLIAALDDLSRSASTKPIGLVLGSGFEDKPRLVAALASRFNLLGSGAATYKACKDPQSFFGVLDRLGIPHPETQTSPPADTAGWITKRVGGSGGRHIRHANAQSIARPRRYFQKLLKGERISACFVGNNRASWTYLSRQWCAPARGAEFRYGGAVTLPPSPSAPEHQKALEYTGRVASELGLKGVASFDYIVANNELWLLEVNPRPGATFDIFDDADGHLFQDHVDAVNGSRLQYRDAFDTQEKAAAILHADRWPIFLNDIAWPDWAADRGPPGTFIPLGAPLATAFAEAPTADAAEALARKRLAELEDLIYGHAKS
- a CDS encoding NAD(P)-dependent methylenetetrahydromethanopterin dehydrogenase; translation: MSDATPILHMLAPQKHMSPFDVNMAADAGYKVIVPYINVELGEVTGLIQDAIFSRPPNYGVRTGFFMGGKDAILALDMLDAAKKAMVPPFECSVFADPAGSFTTAAAMVACVEKLLKDKFNRDWKGVKVAVFGATGVVGFASSIISALEGADVQLVAHRGVERVIKSAEISKARFGVDLKAVPGETDAQKAEIIANADVIFAAAAAGVQVVSKEHKQLAKNLKVIADVNAVPPAGVEGMELFMNGEKLPGCDALGVGPLAIGDIKYKCESGLFKQMIDSDKPLVLDFRDAYTFAKKLVGLA
- a CDS encoding beta-ribofuranosylaminobenzene 5'-phosphate synthase family protein translates to MRPFPATSAAIRVTAPARLHLGFLDLNGGLGRRYGSIGLSIDRPSTQLTLTKAGHHSATGPESQRAVALLRKFAGEDSDKNQDNGYAITVSEAIPAHAGLGSGTQLALAVGAAVARMEGRELSAADLAALGDRGARSGIGLEAFRSGGFIIDGGKGKEDRPPPLTLRSDFPAEWRVMLILDPRDAGVSGEAETTAFAGLPPFSEASAAHICRLVLMKLVPGLKEEDLGAFGSALTEIQEIVGGHFATKQGGSPWTSEAVGHLAARMGELGATGIGQSSWGPTGFAFVESQKAAERLYHSLYEDAKGLGLEIQIAQGRNSGAIIETLRNSQRTEQ
- a CDS encoding 4a-hydroxytetrahydrobiopterin dehydratase, which translates into the protein MSAEREKPMADADVNAWLAANLPTWKLENGWIRRTYKTASWKGTLMVVNTVGHLAEAAWHHPDMTLSYAWVEVRLMNHAAKGITSKDLELAKKIEDVVHWQPGKEGKGLEGTPQGDMRFAYIKYD
- the folK gene encoding 2-amino-4-hydroxy-6-hydroxymethyldihydropteridine diphosphokinase encodes the protein MTNAERPQAELRGSSGASDAVLALGTNLGNRIENIEEAIRRLTADGSIRLVSRSKLYRSAPWGVTDQDWFINACIAIQTTLSPHELLKRCQAVENDMGRVRTIRWGPRVIDVDILTFKDLAIADPDLAVPHPLIAERAFVLVPLKDVAPELRLNGRSIDAMLEKLDASEVEAVQP
- a CDS encoding cytochrome c family protein, which codes for MRKWVLAIAMIAAVPTAAMSADADAGKTVFNKCKACHQVDKNGVGPHLGSVVGRAAGSLPDYNYSDALKKSGITWDEAALDKWLQGPAKDVPGTKMIFAGIKDEGDRANLIEYLKTLK
- the pqqE gene encoding pyrroloquinoline quinone biosynthesis protein PqqE, which encodes MNEVAPMEQFSEKPLVEACARAPVGLLAELTHRCPLQCPYCSNPLELDRVNSELTTAEWQDVMRQAADLGILQIHLSGGEPTVRKDLEDIVEVAAKAGLYTNLITAGVTLTRDRLKRLKELGLDHVQLSIQDVDEANAEKISAYKNGLAKKREVGKWVREFEMPLTINAPIHRHNIENLPNIINFAVEMGAGRIEVANIQYYAWALKNRASLMPTRAQVLKSAEIVEEAKERLKGIMVFDFVVPDYYAKTPKPCMGGWGRGVMNVTPQGRVLPCHAAESVPGLEFDNVKDRRLADIWLHGQAFEKYRGTSWMKEPCRGCPRAEIDFGGCRCQAMAFTGDPTNTDPACKLSPHHLAFVAAAEAESGVANPPPFVYRRMSPAKATAAE
- the pqqD gene encoding pyrroloquinoline quinone biosynthesis peptide chaperone PqqD; translation: MSGEAHRTRVIIVPASKPALPPHIKLRHDPGRGRWHVLAPERVFEPDPIAIEILKRCDGVNSVEQIASELAKEYNAPLQEILADTISMLQELSDKGVIRA
- the pqqC gene encoding pyrroloquinoline-quinone synthase PqqC; translation: MNPVSLEKKNAERRENEPPMSPAEFEAAIRAVGPERYHDLHPFHHLLHGGKLNRGQVQAWALNRFCYQSAVPRKDAALISRAYDRELRREWTHRILDHDGLPPDEPGGIERWLILTDGLGLDREYVISRRGALPATIFAVEAYVTFVREQPLTIAVASSLTELFAPKIHKERIAGMLENYDFIDDKVMTYFKRRLTQAPRDADFALQYILKNAKTRDEQEACVDAVRFKCNVLWVQLDALHHAYIDGHIPPGAFRPEADR
- the pqqB gene encoding pyrroloquinoline quinone biosynthesis protein PqqB, translating into MIIKVLGSAAGGGFPQWNCNGFHSSSVRAGVAGYKARLQSSLAVSADGSNWVLLNASPDIRQQINETPELQPAKAGALRNSPIKAVVLTNADVDHITGLLSLREGQPFSIYAADRVLATLDSNSVFEVLARDKVSRNTFALDQPTRLEGAGVDTGLVVEAFAVPGKVALFLEKGDAGNNFGSRDGDTIGLKVTDAKTGKSFFYIPGVAEIDPPLADKIRGADLIFLDGTLFTDDEMLTQGLLNKTGKRMGHISVSGPEGSISALRQLNVKRRIYVHINNSNPILDENSEARKVVDAAGWEVGFDGMEVRL
- the pqqA gene encoding pyrroloquinoline quinone precursor peptide PqqA encodes the protein MKIWTKPAVREQEVGLEVTSYLPAEIDLI